A genomic segment from Nitrospirae bacterium YQR-1 encodes:
- a CDS encoding type II toxin-antitoxin system HicB family antitoxin: MSKEFTVIIEQDDEGYFIAGVPLLRGCHTQAKTLDALLERTKEAIQLSLEVYGEEQAQTYLVGVQKVVI; encoded by the coding sequence ATGAGTAAAGAATTTACTGTAATAATTGAGCAGGATGACGAGGGTTACTTCATCGCCGGCGTGCCTCTACTCAGAGGGTGTCACACACAGGCAAAAACTCTTGATGCATTATTAGAGAGGACCAAAGAAGCAATTCAGCTTTCTTTAGAAGTTTACGGTGAAGAACAAGCTCAGACATATCTTGTTGGTGT